In Alnus glutinosa chromosome 7, dhAlnGlut1.1, whole genome shotgun sequence, the sequence tgcaaatgggtttacaaaaccaaaaaggATGCGtctggtaatgttgaacgatataagGCTAGACTTGTGGCCATGGGTTTCACTCAAAAGGAAGGCATTAATTATCACgaaaccttctctccagtaTCAAAGAAGGATTCGTTTAGGATAAttatagcattagtagctcattttaaCTTAGAGTTACACtagatggatgtgaaaacaacattcctgaatggggatcttgaaTAAGAGGTTTATATGAAACAACATGAAGGCTTTGATGATGATAGCAAGagagcttgcaaattaaagaaatcTATATATGGACTAAAATAGGCCTCCCGTCAATAGTATATTAAGTTTCACAAggttattacctcatttggaTTTGTTGAGAACCTTGTTGATCTATGTTTAtgccttaaggtcagtgggagtaaagtgatatttctagtcctatatgtagatgatattttacttgcaagcaatgatttaggtttgctacatgaaaactctctcaaagctttgaaatgaaggatttgggtgaagcttcttatgtcattggcatagagattcacaaaGACAGACAACAGAAAATATTGAGACTGTCTTAGAAGGCCTACGTTGAAAAGGTTTTAAAGAGATTCATGATGAGTGACTATAAGTCTAGTGTGGCACCTATCACTAAAGGAGAAAGATTCAATAAAGACCAGTGTCCTAAAAATGAATTGGAACAACAATAGATGAAAAGTATCCCATATGCATCTGCAGTAGGGAGCCTGATGTATGCTCAAGTCTGCACCAGACCTAACATTGCATTGGCGATTGGAATGCTGGGACGATACCAAAGTAATCCAGGATTAGAGCATTGGAAAGCTGCCAAGAGAGTCATGAGATACTTGCAAGGAACCAAGGGTTACAATTTGACTTTCAGACACACGGATCGTTTGGAGGTTTTTGGGTATACAGATTCAGACTTTGCTGGATGTGTAGATAGCAGAAAGTCTACTTCAGGATATATCTTTCTTCTTGCTGGAGGGGCTATATATTGGAAAAGCAGCAaacagactatagttgctacatctacTATGGAGGCGGAGTTCATTGCatgctatgaagccactacacaggCATTGTGATTGAGAAACTTCATTGGTGGACTAAAGATTGTCGTTTCAATAGCAAGACccattaatattttttgctaTAATTCTGctgcaattttcttttctaagaataacaaaagtggaagcagaagtaagcacatcgacatcaagtatcttagtgttagagataacattaagaggcATGAAGTTTTCATTGAGCATATTAGTACAGAATCAATGGTTGCGGACCCAATGACAAAAGGTTTACCGATGAAACAGTTTAAAGGTCATGTGGACCATATAGGACTtgttgattcattttgtactcAGTTTtgatctatagacataaagttattgtaataaagtttattgtgcacatttgttattttatctatgaggataaataaagttggacccgaatgatttataggaagttcattcataaaacttaactatccataaggtactcacaTAAAGAAtggtttacattgtgatacatggaagggacgacctaattttataatggttttatcgccatgattcgtgtgaaacatttttttatttgagttggaggattccataagagatttgccaaactaaagaacctaataccataaggtcatgtgtcataaaggccaaatgagagaatgtaagatattttttctttatgtggcctttatatcacatattacggtgtttattatatttattatattttaatataataaatataatatacggtattatggttatggtaatttctattaatttagattaccgtaatgaaatcgtttaattgatttcaaaaatcaattaataaaattgtttccttgatgggaggaacaatatgGTATTTaccaatttgagggtccctgacctagcctataaattgaGTGCCTAtttacaccatcagtacagccataaAGCAaaaggcataggttagaagatacCTCAAAAATTTATTCTGCAAAAGTTTTAAAGAAGCGCTTGAGCAACAATGACCGGAGGTAAGCCTAATCATGATTCTTGATTcatttccgctgcgcatgttagtttcaTAATATGTTGATTAAATCTAACATACGACAAATATTAAATTCTCCTCTCAATATCTTCATTAAGTTTTTAATGATGGGAAGTGTCAACCGACATCTTCTCTATGAACACTAATGAAATTGTGTCATTTGTATTAAAAATTTATGtcatcatctatatatatatgcctctaaataataacaataattaaaaaaaaaaaaaacgccatCCTCCATTCCCACAGTAAGGGCAGTACTAGGCCGACTTTCGTCCCTGCTCGACGGGTGGGTCTTGCAGTCAAGCTCCCTTTTGCCTTTACACTCGAGGGCCAATCTCTGTCTGGCCCGAGAAAACCTTTGTACGCCTCCGTTACCTTTTGGGAGGCCTACGCCTCATAAAAATTGTCTACATGAGACTGTCTTAGGCGGAGATCAAGGGATGTGCAGAGTTTAATCCTTTTTGTTAAGGTTGTGGTGATCAGGTGGACCTTTGATTAATTAATATCTCTTTTTTTGATTGACCTCctacttgttttaattttaatccatAGTGGGGGAGGGgaatttagagagagaaaacaataaaaaaaaatgtttgtagtGTAAATAGTGAATATACTCTTTTGCCTCTTTACTATTCacattaaaatgaaaaattttattcTGCCTATTCTACTGGAGGCGAGAAATTGctaataatagtcaaatttaactattacaAACTATTTGCTTATTCTGTTTGAGATGCTCTAAGTGTGGATGGGATGGTTTGCGCAACAATGGTTGGGATGTAGCTGCCTTGCTTGTCGGAATTAGAGATGAAACTAAGGGAGGTTGGCGGGAGCCATGACCTCCCACCAACCATCatctctaaaaaaatatatattaaaaaaataaatctttaaatttgttaaaaaaaataataatttaagtgCGGGATAGGaatagaaaaaaaggaaaaaactgaATTCTAGTGGCGGGAGTTGTAAGGGTGGCTACACCTCCCTCCACCCTAACGACTAGCAGAGTATCGCGGTGGGTGGAGCCACCCTCTACCCTTCTCTTTcagaatttcttcttcttctttttttttttgggtttttatttatttattttatttattt encodes:
- the LOC133873357 gene encoding secreted RxLR effector protein 161-like, coding for MKSIPYASAVGSLMYAQVCTRPNIALAIGMLGRYQSNPGLEHWKAAKRVMRYLQGTKGYNLTFRHTDRLEVFGYTDSDFAGCVDSRKSTSGYIFLLAGGAIYWKSSKQTIVATSTMEAEFIACYEATTQAL